The Pseudarthrobacter sulfonivorans genome includes a window with the following:
- a CDS encoding alpha/beta hydrolase, whose amino-acid sequence MTFDPVSYEFSQPTGPAPIRASTVLPARRENIELRTEDGHTLVGELALPESGQITATLITLHPLPTHGGFMDSHVYRKASYRLPALAGVAVLRFNTRGTESPRGTSAGSFEEGIGERQDVEAAVRFAVERQLPNRWLVGWSFGTELALMYGAVEPVASQVEGAVLLSPPLHRATDAHLRLWADSAKPLTVLVPEHDDYLQPAAAAERFSLVPQARVVGVDGAKHLWVGEKYASRVLNEIVDDVTEAGSGPEGLPQVWNGPVATSAA is encoded by the coding sequence ATGACTTTTGATCCCGTGTCGTACGAATTCAGCCAGCCAACAGGGCCCGCACCCATCCGCGCGTCAACGGTGCTGCCGGCCCGTCGCGAGAACATCGAGCTCCGCACGGAGGATGGCCACACGCTGGTGGGGGAACTGGCGCTGCCCGAGTCCGGCCAGATCACCGCGACGTTGATCACCCTGCATCCGCTTCCGACGCACGGCGGTTTTATGGACTCGCACGTGTACCGCAAGGCGTCCTACCGGCTTCCGGCCCTGGCCGGCGTGGCTGTGCTTCGTTTCAACACGCGCGGGACGGAGTCGCCGCGGGGAACCAGCGCAGGTTCCTTCGAAGAAGGGATTGGCGAGCGGCAGGACGTTGAGGCGGCGGTGCGTTTCGCCGTCGAACGCCAACTGCCCAACCGCTGGCTGGTGGGCTGGTCCTTCGGCACCGAGCTGGCGCTGATGTACGGTGCCGTTGAGCCGGTGGCGAGCCAGGTTGAAGGTGCTGTCCTGCTGTCACCGCCGCTGCACCGCGCAACGGATGCCCACCTGCGCCTCTGGGCGGACTCCGCCAAGCCGCTCACGGTGCTTGTGCCGGAGCATGACGACTACCTCCAGCCCGCGGCCGCCGCTGAACGCTTCAGCCTGGTGCCACAGGCCCGGGTGGTAGGCGTCGACGGCGCCAAGCACCTTTGGGTGGGGGAGAAATACGCTTCCCGCGTGCTCAATGAAATCGTCGACGACGTGACGGAAGCGGGCTCCGGACCCGAAGGCCTGCCGCAAGTGTGGAACGGCCCGGTGGCTACCTCAGCCGCCTAG
- the nucS gene encoding endonuclease NucS, which produces MRLVIARCSVDYVGRLKAHLPLATRLLLVKADGSVLVHSDGGSYKPLNWMSPPATLRVSSPEDIDLELGVTEQWTVQSAKTDDRLIINIHEQLHESSHDLGVDPGLIKDGVEADLQRLLADQIETLGSGFSLIRREYFTAIGPVDILARDASGATVAIELKRRGDIDGVEQLTRYLELLNRDPLLAPVRGIFAAQQIKPQAKVLANDRGIDCITLDYDAMRGVDDSDSRLF; this is translated from the coding sequence GTGCGACTTGTCATAGCCCGATGTTCAGTTGATTATGTTGGCCGGCTCAAAGCCCATCTCCCCCTTGCCACCAGGCTCCTGCTGGTCAAGGCCGACGGCTCGGTGCTGGTTCATTCCGACGGCGGCTCCTACAAGCCGCTGAACTGGATGAGCCCGCCCGCAACCCTGCGGGTGTCCTCGCCGGAGGACATTGACCTGGAGCTTGGCGTCACGGAACAGTGGACCGTCCAGTCCGCCAAGACCGATGACCGCCTGATCATCAACATCCACGAGCAGCTGCACGAGTCCTCCCACGACCTCGGGGTGGACCCCGGTCTGATCAAGGACGGCGTCGAAGCCGACCTCCAGCGCCTGCTTGCCGATCAGATCGAGACGCTGGGCTCAGGTTTTTCGCTCATTCGCCGCGAGTACTTCACCGCCATCGGCCCGGTGGACATCCTGGCCCGTGACGCCAGCGGGGCCACCGTGGCCATCGAGCTGAAGCGGCGGGGCGACATTGACGGCGTGGAGCAGCTCACGCGCTACCTTGAACTCCTGAACCGCGATCCGCTGCTGGCCCCGGTCCGTGGCATCTTCGCTGCCCAGCAGATCAAGCCGCAGGCCAAGGTGCTGGCCAACGACCGCGGTATCGACTGCATCACGCTGGACTACGACGCCATGCGCGGGGTGGATGACAGCGACTCCCGGCTTTTCTGA
- the atpD gene encoding F0F1 ATP synthase subunit beta — translation MTATATEHVAATTGATGRIARVIGPVVDVEFPADAIPSIYNALTTEITLNGETKTITFEVALHLGDNVIRAISLQATDGLVRGTAVVDTGAPISVPVGDVVKGHIFNVLGQPLDVTEAELEITERWPIHRKAPAFATLEGSTEMMETGIKVIDLLTPYIKGGKIGLFGGAGVGKTVLIQEMITRVARNFGGTSVFAGVGERTREGNDLWVEMEEAGVLKDTALVFGQMDEPPGTRLRVALSALTMAEYFRDVQNQDVLLFIDNIFRFTQAGSEVSTLLGRMPSAVGYQPNLADEMGLLQERITSTKGHSITSMQAIYVPADDYTDPAPATTFAHLDATTELSREIASRGLYPAVDPLTSTSRILDPQYIGQDHYNTAVRVKQILQKNKELQDIIAILGVDELSEEDKIVVSRARRIQQFLSQNTYTAKQFTGVEGSTVTIKDTVEGFTAICDGELDHVAEQAFFNVGGLDDVERQWAKIQEQTK, via the coding sequence ATGACTGCCACTGCTACCGAACACGTAGCCGCGACGACCGGTGCTACCGGCCGTATTGCACGTGTTATTGGCCCGGTTGTCGACGTCGAATTCCCGGCTGACGCAATCCCCTCGATTTACAACGCACTCACCACCGAGATTACTCTCAACGGTGAGACCAAGACCATCACGTTCGAGGTTGCCCTGCACCTCGGCGACAACGTCATTCGCGCCATCTCCCTGCAGGCAACCGACGGCCTCGTCCGCGGTACCGCTGTGGTGGACACGGGTGCCCCCATCTCCGTGCCTGTCGGCGACGTCGTCAAGGGACACATCTTCAACGTCCTCGGACAGCCGCTTGACGTGACGGAGGCCGAACTCGAGATCACCGAGCGCTGGCCCATCCACCGCAAGGCCCCGGCCTTCGCGACGCTTGAGGGTTCCACCGAGATGATGGAAACCGGCATCAAGGTCATTGACCTTCTCACCCCGTACATCAAGGGTGGCAAGATCGGCCTGTTCGGCGGCGCCGGCGTCGGCAAGACCGTGCTGATCCAGGAAATGATCACCCGTGTGGCCCGCAACTTCGGTGGTACCTCGGTATTCGCCGGTGTTGGCGAGCGTACCCGTGAAGGTAACGACCTCTGGGTTGAAATGGAAGAGGCAGGCGTCCTCAAGGACACCGCCCTTGTATTCGGCCAGATGGATGAGCCGCCGGGAACGCGTCTGCGTGTTGCACTGTCCGCCCTGACCATGGCGGAGTACTTCCGCGATGTGCAGAACCAGGACGTGCTGCTCTTCATCGACAACATCTTCCGCTTCACCCAGGCAGGCTCCGAGGTTTCCACCCTCCTCGGCCGCATGCCGTCGGCCGTGGGCTACCAGCCCAACCTGGCTGACGAGATGGGTCTCCTCCAGGAGCGCATCACGTCCACCAAGGGCCACTCGATCACCTCGATGCAGGCCATCTACGTTCCCGCAGATGACTACACCGACCCGGCCCCGGCCACGACCTTCGCACACCTCGACGCAACCACGGAACTTTCCCGTGAAATTGCTTCCCGTGGTCTGTACCCGGCCGTTGACCCGCTGACGTCGACGTCCCGCATCCTGGACCCGCAGTACATCGGTCAGGACCACTACAACACGGCTGTTCGTGTGAAGCAGATCCTGCAGAAGAACAAGGAACTCCAGGACATCATCGCCATCCTCGGTGTTGACGAACTGTCGGAAGAGGACAAGATCGTCGTGTCGCGTGCACGCCGTATCCAGCAGTTCCTCTCCCAGAACACCTACACCGCCAAGCAGTTCACCGGCGTCGAGGGCTCCACCGTGACCATCAAGGACACGGTTGAAGGCTTCACCGCTATCTGCGACGGCGAACTTGACCACGTTGCAGAGCAGGCGTTCTTCAACGTCGGCGGCCTGGACGATGTTGAGCGCCAGTGGGCCAAGATCCAGGAACAGACCAAGTAA
- a CDS encoding AI-2E family transporter — MESSPDTPATAKRRGSAASALGQLVRRLRQPLPGAQPRLRFEIPPEYNHTEEPAAIEDGGAGGTAAQFGRPGPRMSMQHPLYMGFMGTVGVGLALLVYWIGSNTTQLLLWIVAALFIALGLEPVVGWLENRRIPRPVGILLAVLVLVVAVGGFFATLIPTIVEQVTQIVVQAPTWVRDFIDSEFFRNLDNEFGVRDRINEELDKFVNDPAAMGGIFGGVVGFGSTLANGLFGTLIVLVLSLYFLAALPAMKKWGYRLAPRSRRARVEALSEEITRSVGNYVIGQACVALLNATFAFIVMSIVGVPFALLLAFVVALLAFIPLVGGMIAGIVVLLVSLTEGWQTAAVYGICYFAYLQFEAYFISPRIMQKAVAVPGAVAVISVIAGGSLLGVLGALIAIPTAAAILLLVKEIYIARQDKH, encoded by the coding sequence TTGGAATCCTCGCCGGACACGCCTGCGACGGCGAAGCGACGGGGCTCCGCAGCTTCGGCCCTTGGCCAGCTTGTTCGGCGCCTGCGCCAGCCGCTGCCGGGCGCCCAGCCCAGGCTCCGGTTTGAGATCCCGCCGGAATACAACCACACGGAAGAACCTGCCGCCATCGAAGACGGCGGGGCTGGCGGGACAGCCGCGCAGTTTGGCCGTCCGGGTCCCCGGATGTCGATGCAACATCCCCTTTACATGGGCTTCATGGGCACCGTAGGGGTCGGCCTTGCACTGCTGGTCTACTGGATCGGCTCCAACACCACCCAGCTACTGCTATGGATTGTTGCTGCTCTGTTCATTGCCCTTGGCCTGGAACCCGTGGTGGGCTGGCTGGAGAACCGCCGCATTCCCCGCCCGGTCGGCATTCTTCTGGCCGTCCTTGTCCTCGTAGTGGCTGTGGGAGGGTTCTTCGCTACCCTCATTCCCACCATCGTGGAACAGGTCACCCAAATTGTGGTGCAGGCACCCACCTGGGTACGGGACTTCATCGACTCTGAGTTCTTCCGCAATCTTGATAACGAGTTCGGGGTCCGCGACCGCATCAACGAGGAACTCGACAAGTTCGTCAATGATCCGGCGGCGATGGGCGGGATCTTCGGCGGGGTGGTGGGCTTCGGTTCCACCCTGGCCAACGGTCTCTTCGGCACGTTGATCGTCCTGGTCCTGAGCCTCTACTTCCTGGCCGCCCTTCCAGCCATGAAGAAGTGGGGCTACCGGCTGGCCCCGCGGTCTCGCCGGGCCCGGGTGGAAGCCCTCTCCGAGGAGATCACCCGTTCCGTCGGCAACTACGTGATCGGGCAGGCCTGCGTGGCATTGCTCAATGCCACGTTTGCTTTCATCGTGATGTCCATTGTGGGTGTCCCGTTCGCCCTCTTGCTGGCCTTCGTGGTGGCCCTGCTGGCGTTCATCCCCTTGGTGGGCGGCATGATCGCCGGCATCGTGGTCCTGCTGGTATCGCTGACGGAGGGCTGGCAGACCGCCGCCGTCTACGGCATCTGCTACTTCGCCTACCTCCAGTTCGAGGCCTACTTCATCTCGCCGCGCATCATGCAGAAAGCCGTGGCCGTGCCTGGCGCCGTGGCCGTGATCTCCGTGATTGCCGGCGGCAGCCTGCTGGGAGTCCTGGGCGCGCTCATCGCCATCCCCACGGCGGCCGCCATCCTGCTCCTGGTCAAGGAGATCTACATCGCCCGCCAGGACAAGCACTAG
- a CDS encoding cold-shock protein: MAQGTVKWFNAEKGFGFITPDDSDGDVFVHYSEIQTGGFKTLDENQRVQFEIGQGAKGPQATGVTLV; the protein is encoded by the coding sequence ATGGCACAGGGAACCGTCAAGTGGTTCAACGCTGAAAAGGGCTTCGGCTTCATCACCCCGGATGACTCCGATGGCGATGTCTTCGTTCACTACTCGGAAATCCAGACCGGTGGCTTCAAGACCCTCGACGAGAACCAGCGCGTTCAGTTCGAAATCGGTCAGGGTGCCAAGGGCCCCCAGGCTACCGGCGTAACGCTGGTCTAG
- a CDS encoding bifunctional lysylphosphatidylglycerol flippase/synthetase MprF, translated as MREAGETRAPALLWSTVVLPAVRRMWGYLRSVPLTLSILGIFLLVGAATGSFLSGPPEELLSLAGVSAPGLKAGNWWSLVTSLFFATNPLAYLVASLMILLLLGLAEKNLGSLQTAAFFLGGQFAAVTVFLLLTQLARYAGDGWLGLMADNSLIGPYAAVLAVSLAASGRIPVLWRRRLRTALLSVSLLLVLYVGHAETVIGLVGAAVGLAASWWNQSDHGQLHPPRSSGRETRNLLALTVAVFAVGPILTAVARTPTGPLALLRDVVLNPMPTLGQLEANCGATVEASCLEVGRTGFAGPFGLALAVVPVILLLICADGMRRGRRMALRITLALQLAITAMAAVYLALFALIPHYPARPHTAAMGSGFAHILPLVIVPLLLAVLLWINRRQFRVETIPAARRRLLSVVGGVWLLLAGSYALAWFAAGGMTRDGGLLGLLAELSRQYLPVPLPNLYHRVFAERNGLESLIFGYAGPVFWLVALAGVWSVLLGRHHGSDSGHDDRAAARKLLHEGGDSLSWMALWEPNRYWFSPDGRGAVAYQLHGSVALTLAGPFGAADSRQRTAEGFLSYCGNRALIPAFYSCDDTLWPLLQDRGFQRVSVAQETRLSVRQLEFTGKEWQNVRTARNRAAKMGVKAVWGTYHGLPSALRARLSEVSEEWAAGKSVPEMGFTLGGMDELMDDEVLCCLAVDGDGHVHGVTSWLPVYDGGTLVSRTLDVMRRGADGFPGVMEFLIASAVLELRESVEVISLSGSPLASRPGDETPGKPVRAENLVRILDVVGHALEPVYGFRSLAAFKSRFKPEYRTLYLYYQDPLQLPAIGRALTRAYLPGLSLRQGARLVRGLVGQGS; from the coding sequence ATGAGGGAAGCTGGCGAAACCCGTGCGCCGGCCCTGCTCTGGTCAACCGTCGTGCTTCCGGCTGTCCGCAGGATGTGGGGCTACCTGCGGTCGGTGCCACTGACGCTCAGCATCCTCGGCATTTTCCTGTTGGTCGGGGCGGCAACCGGCAGTTTCCTCAGCGGTCCGCCGGAGGAGCTTCTTTCCCTCGCAGGCGTCAGCGCCCCGGGTCTGAAGGCCGGCAACTGGTGGTCCCTGGTGACGTCACTGTTCTTTGCCACCAACCCCCTGGCCTATCTGGTGGCGTCCCTGATGATCCTGCTGCTGCTGGGCCTGGCCGAGAAGAACCTCGGGTCCCTTCAGACGGCAGCGTTTTTCCTCGGTGGCCAGTTTGCTGCTGTCACAGTCTTCCTGCTCCTGACCCAGTTGGCGAGGTACGCGGGGGACGGCTGGCTGGGGCTGATGGCGGACAACAGCCTGATCGGACCCTACGCCGCTGTCCTGGCGGTTTCGCTCGCCGCGAGTGGCAGGATTCCTGTTCTGTGGCGGCGCCGGTTGCGGACGGCGCTGCTCTCGGTGTCGCTCCTGCTGGTTTTGTACGTGGGGCATGCCGAGACCGTGATCGGCCTGGTAGGTGCAGCCGTGGGCCTCGCAGCCAGCTGGTGGAACCAGAGCGACCACGGCCAGCTTCATCCGCCCCGCTCGAGCGGGAGGGAAACCAGGAACCTGCTGGCCCTGACGGTGGCCGTGTTCGCCGTGGGCCCTATCCTTACCGCCGTTGCCCGTACGCCCACCGGCCCGCTGGCGCTGCTCCGGGACGTGGTGCTGAACCCCATGCCAACGCTGGGCCAGCTCGAAGCAAACTGTGGAGCAACAGTGGAGGCATCCTGCCTGGAGGTGGGGCGGACGGGCTTCGCCGGACCCTTTGGCCTTGCCCTGGCAGTAGTGCCGGTGATTCTGCTCCTCATCTGTGCTGACGGCATGCGCCGCGGCCGCCGTATGGCATTGCGCATCACGTTGGCCCTTCAGCTGGCGATTACGGCCATGGCCGCCGTCTACCTCGCCCTGTTCGCGCTGATCCCGCACTACCCCGCGCGGCCGCATACGGCCGCCATGGGTTCGGGTTTTGCCCACATTCTGCCTCTGGTGATCGTCCCACTGCTGCTGGCGGTCCTGCTCTGGATTAACCGCCGCCAGTTCCGAGTCGAGACGATCCCCGCCGCCCGCCGTCGGCTCTTGTCAGTCGTAGGTGGCGTCTGGCTCCTCCTGGCCGGGAGCTACGCCCTGGCCTGGTTTGCCGCTGGGGGAATGACGCGCGACGGCGGCCTGCTGGGCTTGCTGGCCGAACTGTCCAGGCAGTATCTGCCGGTACCACTGCCCAATCTCTACCACCGGGTTTTTGCTGAACGGAACGGACTCGAGTCCCTGATTTTTGGCTACGCCGGACCGGTCTTCTGGCTTGTTGCCTTGGCGGGCGTCTGGTCCGTACTCCTGGGCCGGCACCATGGCAGCGATTCGGGCCACGACGACAGAGCCGCGGCCCGGAAGCTGTTGCATGAGGGCGGCGATTCACTGTCGTGGATGGCCCTCTGGGAGCCCAACCGGTACTGGTTCAGCCCGGATGGACGCGGCGCCGTCGCCTACCAGCTGCACGGCAGTGTTGCCCTGACGCTGGCGGGCCCCTTCGGTGCGGCCGACTCCCGTCAGCGGACCGCTGAAGGGTTTCTTTCCTACTGCGGCAACCGCGCGCTCATCCCGGCCTTCTACTCGTGCGATGACACGCTGTGGCCCCTGCTGCAGGACCGGGGCTTCCAGCGCGTGTCGGTAGCGCAGGAGACCAGGCTGTCCGTCCGGCAACTTGAATTCACGGGCAAAGAATGGCAGAACGTCAGGACTGCCCGCAACCGCGCCGCCAAGATGGGCGTCAAAGCCGTCTGGGGTACCTACCACGGGCTGCCGTCCGCCCTGCGTGCCCGGCTCAGCGAAGTGTCGGAGGAATGGGCGGCAGGAAAATCAGTTCCGGAAATGGGATTCACGCTGGGCGGCATGGATGAGCTGATGGACGACGAAGTGCTGTGCTGCCTGGCCGTGGATGGCGACGGCCATGTGCACGGGGTCACCAGTTGGTTGCCCGTTTACGACGGCGGGACGCTGGTCAGCCGCACTCTGGACGTTATGCGCCGGGGTGCTGACGGATTCCCCGGGGTGATGGAGTTCCTCATTGCTTCGGCGGTCCTGGAGTTGCGCGAATCCGTGGAGGTGATCTCGCTCTCCGGGTCCCCGCTCGCCAGCCGGCCCGGCGACGAAACGCCGGGGAAGCCGGTGCGGGCAGAGAACCTCGTCCGCATCCTCGATGTGGTGGGCCACGCCCTCGAACCGGTCTACGGATTCCGGTCCCTGGCGGCTTTCAAATCACGCTTCAAACCCGAGTACCGAACCCTTTACCTGTATTACCAGGATCCGCTGCAGTTGCCGGCGATCGGACGGGCGCTCACCCGGGCCTATTTGCCCGGCCTTTCGCTGCGGCAGGGGGCGCGGCTGGTCCGGGGCCTCGTGGGCCAGGGAAGCTGA
- a CDS encoding alpha/beta hydrolase, with amino-acid sequence MDWIADIRLTDGPLYWAAWVLGAAAALSLIWPPRALGRRRWFLSVAAAAAAAAAVVALVHWVLIYWASTFPEELPFDVLAWVFPAVAALLLVLLRLPTASWRRRGLDVLALLAVVLLAAVQINAYFGLNRTVADLTGTALTRIPALEQELMRQPDSPATPLEGWKPANEIPAEGVVRTASIPGASSGLQTRDSYIYLPPAYFASNRPSLPVLVLVPGQPGGPADWLTGGSLPARMDTFAARHGGVAPVVVVVDPNGNQSANNLCMDSAIAKADTYLAVDVPAWISGTLDVDPDHRKWAMGGFSFGATCAVQMATRHPELYTGVLAFSSESEPALAKERQKTVDAAFHGDTAAFDAQVPLTLLKERKYPGSVAYFAAGATDPEFVANLRTLEAAASGAGFTVGSDVVAHTGHSWDVLTPGMDNGLELLAAHWGWTK; translated from the coding sequence GTGGACTGGATTGCTGATATCCGGTTGACCGACGGACCGTTGTACTGGGCCGCTTGGGTCCTTGGTGCCGCCGCCGCACTGTCCCTGATCTGGCCTCCGCGCGCCCTTGGCCGCCGCCGCTGGTTCCTCAGTGTTGCCGCCGCCGCGGCCGCAGCTGCCGCCGTGGTGGCCCTGGTTCATTGGGTCCTCATCTATTGGGCCTCTACCTTCCCCGAAGAACTGCCGTTCGACGTCCTGGCGTGGGTGTTTCCGGCCGTGGCCGCCCTCCTGCTGGTATTGCTCCGGCTCCCCACGGCGTCGTGGCGCCGTCGTGGGCTGGATGTGCTCGCCCTCCTGGCGGTGGTGCTGCTGGCCGCGGTGCAGATCAACGCATATTTCGGCCTCAACCGGACAGTTGCGGACCTGACGGGAACGGCGCTGACCCGCATCCCGGCCCTGGAACAGGAGCTGATGCGCCAGCCGGACAGCCCGGCCACGCCTCTGGAGGGGTGGAAACCCGCCAATGAGATCCCTGCCGAAGGCGTTGTTCGCACCGCGTCCATTCCAGGAGCTTCTTCGGGCCTCCAGACACGCGACTCGTACATCTACCTGCCGCCGGCCTACTTTGCTTCGAACCGTCCCAGCCTTCCGGTGCTGGTTCTGGTGCCCGGCCAGCCCGGCGGCCCTGCCGACTGGTTGACCGGCGGGTCGCTCCCGGCACGCATGGACACTTTCGCCGCCCGGCACGGAGGAGTGGCGCCGGTTGTGGTGGTGGTTGATCCCAACGGCAACCAGTCAGCGAACAATCTCTGCATGGACAGCGCCATCGCCAAGGCAGACACTTACCTCGCAGTGGACGTGCCGGCATGGATCTCGGGAACGTTGGACGTGGACCCCGACCACCGGAAATGGGCCATGGGCGGGTTCAGTTTTGGTGCCACCTGTGCGGTACAGATGGCCACCCGCCACCCGGAGCTTTACACGGGTGTTCTCGCCTTTTCCAGCGAGAGCGAGCCTGCGCTGGCCAAGGAACGCCAGAAAACGGTTGACGCGGCCTTCCACGGCGACACCGCCGCCTTTGATGCCCAGGTACCGCTGACGCTGTTGAAGGAGCGGAAATATCCTGGCAGCGTGGCGTATTTCGCGGCCGGGGCCACCGATCCTGAGTTTGTGGCAAATCTTCGCACCCTCGAAGCGGCGGCCAGCGGGGCAGGTTTCACCGTGGGCTCGGACGTGGTGGCGCACACCGGCCATTCGTGGGACGTGCTGACTCCCGGCATGGACAATGGGCTTGAGCTGCTGGCCGCACACTGGGGGTGGACCAAATGA
- a CDS encoding DUF2550 domain-containing protein — protein sequence MDAPTLTFIALAIVFGLLVFALCLSGVRRFNLRRALGTVDASICIAGNSWQMGVCRYQDNDLEWFRLLSLSVRPKHKFKRSSLELLGRRKPTEAEAVKVQPDVVIVELRYEGQDLRLAMKFDAYTGLSSWLEAGPVIGVGTWR from the coding sequence ATGGACGCTCCGACTCTTACGTTCATCGCCTTGGCAATCGTTTTTGGATTGCTGGTTTTCGCACTGTGCCTTTCGGGGGTGCGCCGCTTCAATCTGCGGCGCGCCCTTGGCACGGTGGACGCCTCCATTTGCATTGCTGGAAACAGCTGGCAGATGGGGGTTTGTCGTTATCAGGACAACGACCTTGAATGGTTCCGCCTGTTGTCCCTGAGCGTGCGTCCCAAACATAAATTCAAACGCAGCTCCCTGGAGCTGCTGGGCCGCCGCAAGCCCACCGAGGCGGAGGCCGTGAAAGTCCAGCCCGACGTCGTGATTGTCGAGCTGCGGTACGAAGGCCAGGATCTGCGGCTGGCCATGAAATTCGATGCCTACACGGGGCTGTCCTCCTGGCTGGAAGCCGGGCCGGTCATCGGCGTGGGTACCTGGCGCTAG
- a CDS encoding F0F1 ATP synthase subunit epsilon has product MAELEVEIVAADHFVWSGAAKMVKARTSDGEIGILPGHSPLLAILAEGELAIEPVSGNRIAVAVDGGFFSVDNNRVVIVADNAQLGDAVTAGIR; this is encoded by the coding sequence ATGGCTGAGCTTGAGGTTGAGATTGTCGCAGCGGATCACTTCGTGTGGTCCGGAGCGGCCAAGATGGTCAAGGCCCGCACCAGCGATGGTGAGATCGGAATCCTGCCCGGCCACTCGCCCCTGCTGGCGATCCTGGCCGAAGGTGAACTGGCCATTGAGCCGGTTTCCGGGAACCGCATTGCCGTGGCTGTTGACGGCGGATTTTTCTCCGTCGACAACAACCGCGTGGTGATTGTTGCTGACAACGCCCAACTGGGTGACGCGGTTACTGCTGGGATCCGCTAG
- a CDS encoding tetratricopeptide repeat protein, whose translation MSSPASRPVPPAAASLLNMRGAVDLSSLKQRQAPPAAAGNPPVSGDAGGSAEAGAATPDDGAAPLRVTVTEGNFQELVELSAQVPVVFALWAAYSPESAAMLDSLERVINSYGGRLVLGAADIEAFPQLAQAFQVQAVPTAVAVLKGQPVPLFQGGAEESQIRPLLDELLKVAAANGVTGSLGGGGAPMETEPAPLPPLHQAAFDAIEAGDYEAAAVAYRQALLEMPADAEAKAGLAQVELMARLQPLSAEDSEALRTLAANEPDNLAAQLDVADLDVSGGHVEDALNRVVSFIGRNFGPERETARVRLLELFDVVGTSDPRVAKARQGLARVLF comes from the coding sequence ATGAGTTCGCCAGCTTCCCGCCCAGTCCCTCCCGCCGCTGCCAGCCTGCTTAACATGCGTGGCGCCGTCGACCTTTCATCCCTGAAACAGCGACAGGCGCCGCCTGCGGCTGCCGGCAATCCGCCTGTTTCCGGGGATGCGGGTGGCAGCGCAGAAGCGGGTGCGGCAACGCCCGACGACGGCGCGGCACCGCTGCGTGTCACTGTCACCGAAGGCAATTTCCAGGAACTCGTGGAGCTTTCCGCCCAGGTTCCGGTGGTCTTCGCGCTATGGGCCGCGTACTCGCCGGAATCCGCCGCGATGCTCGACTCGCTGGAGCGGGTCATCAACAGCTACGGCGGCCGCCTGGTCTTGGGGGCGGCGGACATCGAAGCCTTCCCGCAGCTGGCACAGGCCTTCCAGGTCCAGGCCGTCCCCACGGCCGTCGCCGTCCTCAAAGGCCAGCCCGTACCGCTCTTCCAAGGCGGCGCCGAGGAATCCCAGATCCGCCCCCTCCTGGATGAACTGCTGAAAGTCGCGGCGGCCAATGGGGTTACGGGCAGCCTCGGCGGGGGCGGTGCGCCCATGGAGACTGAACCAGCACCTCTTCCGCCGCTGCACCAGGCCGCGTTCGACGCCATTGAAGCGGGCGACTATGAGGCCGCCGCCGTGGCCTACCGGCAGGCCCTGCTGGAAATGCCCGCCGACGCCGAGGCCAAGGCCGGCCTGGCCCAGGTGGAGCTGATGGCCCGGCTCCAGCCGCTCTCCGCCGAGGACTCGGAAGCCTTGCGTACCCTCGCCGCCAACGAACCTGACAATCTGGCCGCCCAGCTGGACGTGGCGGACCTGGACGTGTCCGGCGGCCACGTGGAGGACGCGCTGAACCGCGTGGTCAGCTTCATCGGCCGGAACTTCGGCCCGGAACGGGAGACTGCCCGCGTACGCCTCCTGGAGCTCTTTGACGTGGTGGGCACGTCCGACCCCCGTGTTGCCAAGGCACGCCAAGGACTCGCCAGGGTCCTGTTCTAG